The DNA region AATTTAACAGTTTAAGCTAACGCTAattaagaaaatgaagaaacaaaactaaaaacgTATGTTTTTATGGACAATTTCAAGTGTTAAactatttgctttatttttttaaatgcagcaatGTGTTACTATGACAAAATTACAACATTTATATTCCAGTTAAATATCACaccaaaacatttttactgATTAGTTCCACCATCCACCGCAGTTGAAGCATATTTCACTTCCACTGCCAAGcctataaaactgttttttcttttaacgaGTGATCCCAGTGCACAGGAATGATTCCTTAAAAGCTGCAAGCTAATCAGAAAACTCAGTATTTCCCATTTTGTGTCTATTTatattaaagaaacacacaaacacacgcacacacacacacaaaaacacgcCATGACATatctgaagggaaaaaaatgagtgAGCAATAAAACTGTGATGATGAGTACATAATATCCAAACTCTCTGACATCATTCATGCCCTGGAGCTCAAACCTTGCACAGATGACAGACTCAATCCCATCTCCAGACAAATAGAGGaaaaagagcaagagagagagagagagagagagagagagagagagagggagtgtgtgtgtgtgtgtctggtgtGAGGCTGATTCAGCAGGATGCTAAATCAAACCCAGGAGCATTAATTACACACAGCATTATCAATCAGAGCCCAGTGAGTGCAGGGTTATAAGGTTTGAGATTGATCAGGCTGACGATCCATCAAAACAGCAGTGGTCATTGTTGGCTTTCTGCTGATCAGCTAAAGTGCTGGAGAGCAGGGTAGGGTGTGGTATGGAGAGGGGATTGGGGTTAAAtggttagtgtgtgtgtgtgtgtgtggggggggggggggggggggggggggggggacgacaCATGTCGTTTGCACACTGCTGTGATTTGTTTGTTCAGAAGAGGGAGGGGTCAAGGGGGATTTGGGAGGAGGTGGGGTACATGGCTAAAACATAGTAGGGATTAATGATCAGCTAATCCCCCCTCCTTTACTGAGAGGGCAGTATATAACACGAGGCAGCTCGACGTTCTCGTATTGCTTTAGCAGCAAAGAAGTCTAGCTtagcagcagaggcagcagagaGAAGAGTGTAGAGGAGAACACGAGTAAAGCTGAAGCAGGGTTCTAGGACTGGAATAGAAAAATCATCATGAAGGTATTTTTCCTGTTGCTGGTGCTAACCAGTTCAACCGTTGCTGCCCCCCTGGAAGCCTCGGGTAGGCAAGAACACCCGACCCTGCCTTCCCAGGCTTCCACCATAGCACCGATCCAACCCGAGCCCAGGTCTCGCTTTGCCATGCTGGACGATGTTCGCCTACTAGCAAACGGCCTCCTCCAGTTAGGCCAGAGTTTACGAGAGTTCGTCCACAAGACCAAGGCACAGATCAACGACATCTTCCAAAAGCTCAATATTTTTGACCGCTCTTTTTACCAGCTCTCGGTCGTCACATCAGAGAttaaagaggaagaggaagagctcAAGAAGACCACTAGCTTTTTGAAGGCCAACAATGAGGAGATCAAGAATTTGTCACTGGAAATCAACTCAAAGATCAACAACATCCTGCAGGAGCGCACACAACTGCAGAGCAAGGTGGGGAACCTTGAAGAAAGTCTGAAGGGCTTGTCGCAGAGCATGGTCCCTGCCGATCAGCTTAGTGAAATCACATCTCTCAAGGTAAGATGCTTCAGCAGCTAAAACTTTACAACACAAGTCATTCAAGATATGCTCACTGAATAAGGAGCAGACAAGCTGTGTCTGTGCAGTGTTTGTCCACTAAACAGATTTAACTGCATTTTACAAACTGAGTTAACTGAGGataatttttgttttacatttttcctgAAAAACTTTCACATCAACACATGAGACTCAAAGTATTATATTTTTTAGGAAGTGATTGAAGCTCAAGATAAAACAATTGCCAATCTTCTGAAAGCTGTGAAGGAGCAACATGATCAGCTGGACTACcagaaaataaagattaaaaacctGGAGGAAAAGGTACTTGTACAAGAAATCATTATATTTTGCCTTTAAAGGGAAAATATCTGAAATCTCTGAGAATCTAATTTGTTACATTACCAATGCACATTCTCTTTAAACTATatataaaactatttaaaatgaGTGACTCACTTGCATCTCCTGCAGCTCAGCTATGAGAGTTTTCAAGATACAGCTGATAAACTAATGGACTCTGACTACGAAACTCTTGATATGTTTGAATATCTGAAAGGAAACTCAACTGGCCTGGAAACAAGTGGTAATTACTTAATATActcaaatatttttcttaatgCCAAACTTACTTAAATAAAAGTAGAGTTAAGGAATTCATTTGGCTTTTCTACACtgttttttcagattttccCGTGGACTGCACTGACATGTTTAACAAAGGAGAAACAAATAGCGGTGTCTACGTTATCAAACCAAACCAATCAGAGCCGTTCAACGTTTTCTGTGAAATGAGTTCAGGTGGGTAAGCAATCTCGAGTTCTCATCAAAGACGTCCAAATACCATTTCTGCATTCACaagcactgacattttttagaTAACACACTGgcatttatgcacatttctaCAATGATTGaggaaagagcaaaaaaaagaaaagaaaaaagaaaaaaaaagttgataacCTACTCACATTATTTATGACAAAACTTTTACATTCCCTGAaatatttctttgttcttttacagAAGGGGGTTCAACAGTCATCCAGCGCAGGGTTGATGGTTCGGTGGATTTTGATCAGACATGGGAAAAGTACGAAAAAGGTTTTGGAGATCTGGAAAGTGAGTACACTTTATggtttaaatttttaaataaaatattctatttttagaattaataaaaaaaatgacagtctTTACTCGTAATAAAcattcatttttcaaaaatgtcatggcatattcaggaaaaaaatatatactgaaAGTAGCAGAAAACAATAGGGGCTGacacaatataaagaaaaagcCATAATCAATTGATCAGAACAGTTCCTAAATATTTTCTATTAAAGTAGAAAATCTAttgtgtcagcagtgtcttGGTTGCAGGAGCATTTGTAAGTGCTCCCTATAGCCTTGGTCACAGGAAACAATAATTGTCAAATATCGGCCCTGAACGACTTCCTGTATTATCCGAGCACACAGCCAGTTTGGCAGCCTTCCCTACAGCACTTGGTATGCTCATACAAGCACTCATAacccatttaaaacaaaaaggctCTTCATCTGCAAAAGATGAGTTGCAACCTTCTTTCACAGCTACCTGCCTAATGATTCCACCCCAATGCTACTAACAGCATGCTTTTAATACCTGGTTGACCCAAAGTCTGCTGGAAGTTAATTACAATTTTCAATCCATTATAAGATGAACTGAGACTTCAGAGtttctgagattttttttttcctacaaataaacaaaataaatttgaTTTGTCACACAGAGGACTTCTGGCTGGGCCTAAAAAAGATTCACAGCATTACACAGGAAGGCGTTTACATCCTTCGCGTTGATTTGGAGGACTGGAAGGAGGAAAAACACTGGGCTGAATACCGCTTCTCACTGGAAGGTCCCTCCAAGGACTATAGTCTTCGTGTCAGCCATTTCTCAGGTGACCTGCCTGATACCATGGCCAACTGCACCGGCATGAGATTTGCCACGAAAGACAGAAACACCGACAGCAACCAAAACTCCAACTGTGCACGCAGCTCCACAGGTACAATCCCAAGTCACAGTATCTTGGAATGTTTCTCCACcatagtaataaaataaataattatctctgatggagacatttttttctaaacaagACAAAATCACATAGCTAAGACCGATATATGCTGATATAATTTCCTATCTTGACTCCCTGGCAGGTGGCTGGTGGCTCAATGCTTGCGGTGAAGCCAACCTTAATGCTAGGCATGTGTGGCTCAGACCAAAGGGGCGCTTGATGAGGAGGAAGGGCATTCACTGGAGACCAACCACAGGCTCCTCATACTCACTCAAGATGACCAAAATCTCCATTCGACAAGCTTCAACTGCTGATATCTCCAACTGAGCCCCCTGTCCACACACTATATAATACTATTGGCTTTTTTTTCCAATACACGGACATCCAAAAAGTTCAACAGGAGGGGGAAGTGACATAACACAGGCCTTCCATATGTCCAGTCTTAATTCACCCACAACATTGAGCAGATTCCTCCCTAACATTATTCTGCCATTGGCTAGTGCTCACCACCAGATAGCagaacaaaaaaatgtcagaagTCAGCAAATGCCGACCTGTTGCACCGTGGCACACAGGTTGTTAACCTACTGTGTCTGATCCGACAAGGACAGAAAGCAGCAACTGTCATTATGCAACATCTGTCATCGCTTGCAAAACAGACATATTGATCCACATCAGCAACCTAATTCAGAATTGATTGCAAAGCAATACATTGCAGTTGTATAACAGCAAATGAGGTTTCTGAGAATAGACTACAATTTTGAAACCCACACTGCTTAGCAACCATTAAGGTGAACTTGGATACATTtatgacaacaacaaaacaaggtATTTTAAAGTATGTTTGAAAGAACTACATGTTCAAAGTGGCTAAAGGGACAAATACCAACAGATTACTACATAAAGCATGCAAGTTATGCAAGTCAAGGTAAAAAGATCATCTCCTGCTTCTGAAAAAAGTCCACTACAAATTGGCTACAGTGTAACTGTAACTAGTCAAATTCAGTAGAACACATTGAGGATAGAAAGCTTTAGACAGCgcactgatttttctttttcttattcttttatattttttttattctgtatttaaactatgatatgatatgatttaTGCAGGTACCGCTAGAAAATTATAATTTCTGTGTATTTCCTACATTATTGAGTCATATTGACTTTTGCTCattattacaaaataaccaACTGTACTGTAAAGTTTCTCATACTAACACATCACTGTGAGAAGCAGGTTTGTGTGCTAAAATCATATTTATGAGGCCAAAAATAAATCTAcctgtataaaaacaaaacaaaggtactatttctttgtttaattttgtcttGAACCAAATGGAGTTAAATAAGTAAAGAGGACATGTTGAAAGGTTGACACACTAATGAAAATGAGATCTAAGGAATAAAACCActgtaaaaaaagcaaaaactttGATCCCAGAAAACCACTGTAAACAAATCCACTTAACTCAGTTCGGCTAACTATCAGTCACAGGCCAATTGCATCTGCAGACAGTCAGGCCCTGTCAGCACCTGTCTGGTAATGTCTGGATGTAATCACCTAATATCGGTCTATCAAAATATACtgctcaaagaaaaaaaaaaaagaacaaactgaAAATCTTTACTGATATAGACTCATGTAACAATAGTAAATTCATACTTCATGTAATCCCTTGATGTTTTCAGCAGTACAACATTGTATGCTAACATAAAATGTTCTGGATggaacacaaaacagaaaaaatggcaggtgtaatttttaaaatactCCTCACATAGTTTATACTGCACAGTAATATAAATCCTGTCAAAACTGTTTCATATTttctaattattattaataattattattaatttattttaacccTTAAAtaatcccttttttttttaattcactttaGCTTCAATTAGTTTCCAGATTGGAATTTCTtgtttcacttcagtttttattgtttgaaaatgttaagttttacttcatttttgattaatttCAGCGTTAGTTTTGGTCTTTAAAATTATTACTGAATAAAGGGCAAATGTCAGAGGCCAAGATTGAGGAAAAtcagaaaatgtattaaaataaaaacacactttttaacTGCGAGTTGACTCACGGCCTTGTAGACACTGCAGGTCTCAATAAACACATCCatcaataaaatacattttttaaccaGTGAGCTAAAGAGTGAAGTAGTATTTAGATGTTAAGTTAAGTACAAACTGGTTTgtaattcattttttgtgtAATCTCGATGTCAAACAGACAAATAAACTACCATTAAGACGTTATTCATTCACtacagatgtttttttctgtaccTGTATATGGTGTTCGGCACATAGACGTCCCTGGCAGGAAACTCAAGGATCTCCCTGGTGGGACGCACCCTGCTGTCTGGGTAAGGCTTAACCTGCAGGAGGTCAGGGGTCAAGCAGTAGTGAGGGTTCTCCGGAGCTGGAGAAATGTCCAGCTTCAACTGGGCTGTGGTGAGTGTGTGAGTAGTCAGAGGAAGGGGAAAGGAGTGTTAAAGAAAGAGCAAAGAATCATTTTCAGATTTCAAATCAGGACAATCAAAGGAAAGCATAAATTCCACTTTTAAGTACCTGTGATGGGTCTGAGTCTCCTCAGCACTGAAGACGGTCTTCTCATATCAGCTAAGAACTTATACAAATCCTCATCACTAAGTCTGTCTCCCTCCTAAAATAACAAGCAGCATAAAAAACCATGAGAAAATGACAAAGGGAAGGAAAAgtaatctaataataataataataatctactATCATGTGAGCAAGCACATTCACATGGACCTGTTTAAAGAAGTTGGTGATGGTAAGTGTTGCAGGTCTAAAACCTGTCAGGCTACATGATTCATCTCCACTTGTAGTTCTCTCCAGAGAACGCCTTCCCATAATGCTCGAGTTCCTCCGTTCAGACCATGAGCCTTTCCTCTCTAAAAagatacaacaaaaacaaactcaaCATTTTAAACCCcacatttatttttcactctgaACATGCAGACATTGTTCTAATCTGCCATAGCAACAGAAGGCCACCAGTCAGCATCAAAGATAACCTCTAAGGTCAAAGGGTAGTCAAACACCAAGGGTCACAGTAAAAATAACACAGCAGGGATCAATATGATGTTGccctgtttgtttctaaagcaCGCCAATTTACTGAAATGTCCATGCACCTAATGCATGACTGCCATGTCTGTTATGGTCTCTTCAACTAGACCATGTGTGACACGGAAAGTGGGCATAAAAAACActgccatgttttttttcctactcaCTGGAACTTTTGATATCATTCTGAGATACATGGTCAACATCTACAATTACAGTTGGAAAGCTTGCATTAAAAGAAGATGGTTAGACCTGAGAGGCTCATCTCTAGCTCTGTATCTCTCTCCAGGCTGCCGGCACTGTTAACAATGTTCATTAGATGGATGGCTGTCCACGCAAAGGACATTCGGTAGCGCCCCAGACGTTGGCAGAACTGCTCTGACTGGCCTCGAagcttctccagcttctccttgttctataaaaaatagaaatgttaACGTAAATACAGGGTTTGTGGTACATTAACAATGAGTCAgaattctttttgttttaatttttattcacTGCAATATATTGGTAGCAAAATTAGGAGATGACCATGAAAAGGAATGTACTTTTAAATGAGTACTTGCAGTTGCAGAAACAgtaatgaataaatacatttattataaCATCACATATAACTGAAATCCATCTGAGACTGAGCTTTCGTGGTATTCATCATCTAATTCACTCTCAATGTACCTTGGCAGCGTCTGACTCTTTGAAGACCATATAGGGCTCTGCGCACTCTCCAATATCACCCTGCTGCAGTACTTTTTCCAGCTGTTGACAAAGCAAACACAGCCTTCAGTAACTACACTCACGTGCAGTGAAACAGGTCAGAAGATGGGTGTCAAATTGTGAAAGGATAGCAGGTTTCTTCAATTAAGCTTTATCTTTCATACTAAGTCAAACACTGCAATGAAAAACTGTccagtgtttgttttggttgATGTAATGTATTCTGGTGCTATCAAAGAGGGACAATAAGTCAAGGTTTTACTTGTAATTTATTAAAAGACATTTCTGTAAGAGAAACACGAAGCCTCAAGTACCCTTATACTGATGGCATTGCATAATCATGGATATCTAACATTCAGGGAAACCCGCTATTAGTACTCTTTTAAGtattacaaaacaaaagttGACAAGAGAGATGAAATTCTAGCATGACTGTTTCACCTTGATGACTAGGAAGACATCCTGGGAGGGGTAGGTGATGGAGAATATGGCAGAGCGAGCCAGCGTGGAGATGGCTGCTGTCTGAATGTGAGGACGCAGCATCGCTTTTGTCTGCTCAGAGTTTAGGTCAAAGAAAAAGTTTTCTGATATCTGAAGGACACATGAAACAGACACGGATAATTATTATTTGACCAAAACACCTGTTAAATGTAATCATAGCACTACGTCATCAcaactattattatttaattgtaatttctGATGACTCTATTACTGAAACATGGCTTCTTGCTCATGGAGGCTGGCAAACATGTTAACATCTCAGTGATGAATAAGCCACCAGAGAAGTTTATGGAGCCGTGAAGGGCATTATATATGAGAGATCTACTTATCAAGGCATCTGCTACCCTCTAGTGTTTGTTAGCTAAAAGGGAACAGAAAGAAGCGGCACTAGATAAGATTGTTCAGATAGATACATAGTTCCAGAGTATGATTTAACGGCATTCCCAAAAACATAACAGGCCCACAACATAAAATTTAATAGCCCACTCATCAAATTCGTTTGGCCTCCCAACGATTTTAACGGTTTGCAGAAGTGACCCAACAACTCAGAGCTGAGGAGGCACTGAGGAAAGCATAACAGCttacctttttcttttccttgacATCATATAAGGCCAAACTAGCAAATATGGGTTCAATTTCGATCTCAAACCTTCAAGGTGGAGAGAAAAAGGAGTGGATCAGCAGAAAGCAGCAGTTAAATAAAAGAGCTACATGgcggtttttttcttttctgaaaaaGGCCGTCTACCACTTACTTCAAGGACAAGCACTTGACGAGTAGCCTCTGTCCAAAGTGTTCTTTAGGTACTTCAGGCACACAGTGGCGCTCAACGGGCTCCTcctacacattcacacaaatgtgtgggtta from Pelmatolapia mariae isolate MD_Pm_ZW linkage group LG17, Pm_UMD_F_2, whole genome shotgun sequence includes:
- the angptl3 gene encoding angiopoietin-related protein 3 isoform X2; this encodes MKVFFLLLVLTSSTVAAPLEASGRQEHPTLPSQASTIAPIQPEPRSRFAMLDDVRLLANGLLQLGQSLREFVHKTKAQINDIFQKLNIFDRSFYQLSVVTSEIKEEEEELKKTTSFLKANNEEIKNLSLEINSKINNILQERTQLQSKVGNLEESLKGLSQSMVPADQLSEITSLKEVIEAQDKTIANLLKAVKEQHDQLDYQKIKIKNLEEKLSYESFQDTADKLMDSDYETLDMFEYLKGNSTGLETSDFPVDCTDMFNKGETNSGVYVIKPNQSEPFNVFCEMSSGGSTVIQRRVDGSVDFDQTWEKYEKGFGDLEKDFWLGLKKIHSITQEGVYILRVDLEDWKEEKHWAEYRFSLEGPSKDYSLRVSHFSGDLPDTMANCTGMRFATKDRNTDSNQNSNCARSSTGGWWLNACGEANLNARHVWLRPKGRLMRRKGIHWRPTTGSSYSLKMTKISIRQASTADISN
- the angptl3 gene encoding angiopoietin-related protein 3 isoform X1, encoding MKVFFLLLVLTSSTVAAPLEASGRQEHPTLPSQASTIAPIQPEPRSRFAMLDDVRLLANGLLQLGQSLREFVHKTKAQINDIFQKLNIFDRSFYQLSVVTSEIKEEEEELKKTTSFLKANNEEIKNLSLEINSKINNILQERTQLQSKVGNLEESLKGLSQSMVPADQLSEITSLKEVIEAQDKTIANLLKAVKEQHDQLDYQKIKIKNLEEKLSYESFQDTADKLMDSDYETLDMFEYLKGNSTGLETSDFPVDCTDMFNKGETNSGVYVIKPNQSEPFNVFCEMSSEGGSTVIQRRVDGSVDFDQTWEKYEKGFGDLEKDFWLGLKKIHSITQEGVYILRVDLEDWKEEKHWAEYRFSLEGPSKDYSLRVSHFSGDLPDTMANCTGMRFATKDRNTDSNQNSNCARSSTGGWWLNACGEANLNARHVWLRPKGRLMRRKGIHWRPTTGSSYSLKMTKISIRQASTADISN